The following are from one region of the Paenibacillus sabinae T27 genome:
- a CDS encoding ComF family protein — MMRGSWLKRVHSLLAPGQDHCLACGREGKHSSRLPGICEYCAAAVPWIIRPRCPKCGRHVGCPDCARGNDASSLLRNRSAVAYSSEMREWLGRYKYRGDERFAEVLGVMLDQAYSMLKAEMETLAIPGREGDMAMAAKVQPGRVAAAVGQYFRVLPEGWKVLLSRLSFPAASSPHPPLPVYAARSGNARGWKADLLVPVPVSGVRLAERGFNQAERQARFLSARRNIPVMELVVRAHHTEKQSFKTRAERLADMRRAFVPSPVWTSEFAEKLLFSARSTSGNTSHFAACSPPLKIIIVDDIYTTGSTIRACADVLQKMVSSAGREAEVYSLTWARS; from the coding sequence ATGATGCGTGGAAGCTGGCTTAAGCGCGTTCATTCTCTCCTTGCCCCGGGACAGGATCATTGCCTGGCGTGCGGCAGGGAGGGAAAGCACTCGTCCCGGCTGCCCGGCATTTGCGAGTACTGCGCCGCTGCCGTTCCTTGGATTATTCGCCCCCGCTGCCCCAAATGCGGCCGGCATGTCGGCTGCCCCGACTGTGCGCGCGGAAACGATGCGTCCTCTCTGCTACGCAATAGGAGTGCGGTGGCTTACAGCAGCGAGATGCGTGAATGGCTCGGAAGGTATAAATATAGAGGAGATGAACGTTTCGCCGAAGTGCTTGGAGTCATGCTGGACCAGGCTTATAGTATGCTTAAAGCGGAAATGGAGACATTGGCGATTCCCGGGCGGGAAGGGGACATGGCTATGGCTGCGAAGGTCCAACCAGGACGAGTGGCAGCTGCAGTTGGGCAGTATTTCCGGGTTTTGCCTGAGGGGTGGAAGGTGCTGTTGTCACGGTTAAGCTTTCCGGCAGCATCTTCTCCGCATCCGCCGCTGCCCGTTTACGCTGCTCGGTCCGGCAATGCCCGCGGGTGGAAGGCGGATCTGCTTGTGCCTGTGCCCGTCAGCGGTGTCCGGCTCGCCGAGCGCGGCTTTAATCAGGCGGAAAGACAGGCCCGGTTCCTGTCGGCACGCCGTAATATTCCCGTAATGGAACTGGTGGTTCGGGCCCATCATACCGAAAAACAGAGCTTTAAGACCCGGGCGGAGCGGCTTGCCGATATGCGGCGCGCTTTTGTTCCGAGTCCGGTATGGACCAGTGAATTTGCGGAAAAGCTTTTATTTTCTGCCCGCTCCACCTCGGGAAATACCAGCCATTTCGCGGCTTGTTCACCTCCGTTAAAAATAATAATAGTTGATGATATCTATACGACAGGAAGCACCATCCGCGCTTGTGCGGACGTGCTTCAGAAGATGGTATCGTCCGCTGGACGCGAGGCCGAAGTTTACAGCCTGACCTGGGCCCGTTCGTAA
- a CDS encoding TIGR03826 family flagellar region protein, with translation MNIDNCSRCGKIYVKNVMELCQSCIKELEKQYETCVNYLRKNRGANIQELSDATDIPIKEITRFIREGRISIANAPNIMYPCEVCGTLIREGHMCDNCRGRLTKDLMTASKESAAAEASSKGSKGAYKAVDKLRGQ, from the coding sequence ATGAATATCGATAATTGTTCGCGGTGCGGCAAGATCTACGTCAAGAATGTGATGGAACTGTGCCAGTCCTGCATCAAGGAATTGGAGAAGCAATACGAGACTTGCGTGAATTACTTGCGGAAGAACAGGGGGGCCAATATTCAGGAGCTCTCTGATGCTACCGACATCCCGATCAAGGAAATCACCCGCTTTATCCGGGAGGGGCGAATTTCCATCGCCAATGCGCCGAATATCATGTATCCTTGCGAGGTATGCGGAACGCTGATTCGGGAAGGCCATATGTGCGACAACTGCCGCGGCAGACTGACCAAAGATTTAATGACTGCCTCGAAAGAAAGCGCCGCTGCGGAAGCTTCGAGCAAAGGCTCCAAGGGTGCTTACAAGGCGGTAGACAAGCTGCGCGGCCAATAA
- a CDS encoding flagellar protein FlgN: MSLTTLIELLERLDENHVQMLDLAAAKKQAIMDNDIDSLVDIMSRESKLTKLSAQLEEQREQSVFAFLQGVGIRSNLNLNLTELSRLVFDPEDKARLLHIQGQLADTLDRLKKANELNQRLIEQTLAFIDYSLDLLVGRPNQEITYQPPSGRPSSVSRPGLFDARG, encoded by the coding sequence ATGTCATTAACAACATTGATCGAACTGCTGGAGCGGCTGGACGAGAACCATGTGCAGATGCTTGATCTGGCCGCTGCCAAGAAACAGGCTATTATGGACAACGATATTGATAGTCTGGTTGATATCATGAGCCGGGAGTCCAAACTGACGAAGCTTAGCGCTCAGCTTGAAGAACAGCGTGAACAGAGCGTTTTCGCCTTTTTACAGGGAGTCGGCATTCGTTCCAATTTGAACTTGAATTTGACCGAGCTGTCCCGGCTTGTATTTGATCCCGAAGACAAAGCGCGGCTGCTGCATATCCAAGGTCAGCTGGCAGACACGTTGGACCGTTTGAAGAAGGCCAATGAGCTGAACCAGAGACTGATTGAGCAGACGCTTGCATTTATAGATTATTCTCTTGACTTGCTGGTTGGAAGACCGAATCAGGAGATTACGTATCAGCCTCCGTCGGGCCGACCCAGCTCTGTGAGCCGACCGGGTCTTTTTGACGCACGAGGTTAG
- a CDS encoding response regulator transcription factor, which yields MENQNPGKTPIKVLLADDHQLFREGLKRILNMEEDIEVIGECGDGIQVLEFVNQNKPDIVLMDINMPVENGVEATEKLREMFPDVKVIILSIHDDESYVFETLRKGANGYLLKDMEAESLINAIRSVCEGHAFIHPKVTGKLINQLRRMTYLNEAGAIAETSVKEAGVKFVAGDNNPLTRREAEVLRLMAEGKSNKMIGEYLFISEKTVKNHVSSILQKMEVDDRTQAVINSIKYGWVTL from the coding sequence ATGGAGAACCAAAACCCCGGCAAGACACCCATTAAAGTGCTTTTGGCTGACGATCATCAGCTGTTCAGAGAAGGACTCAAGCGTATTTTGAATATGGAGGAAGACATCGAGGTCATAGGCGAATGCGGTGACGGCATACAGGTGCTTGAGTTCGTCAACCAGAATAAACCGGACATCGTGCTGATGGATATCAATATGCCGGTCGAGAACGGCGTGGAGGCGACGGAAAAGCTGAGGGAAATGTTCCCCGACGTTAAAGTGATTATTTTGTCCATCCATGATGATGAAAGCTACGTATTCGAAACGCTGCGCAAGGGCGCCAACGGTTATCTGCTGAAGGATATGGAGGCCGAGTCGCTGATCAATGCGATCCGTTCGGTATGCGAGGGGCATGCCTTTATCCATCCTAAAGTGACGGGCAAGCTGATTAACCAGCTTCGACGGATGACTTATCTGAACGAAGCGGGCGCGATTGCCGAAACCTCGGTGAAGGAAGCGGGAGTCAAATTTGTGGCGGGCGACAACAATCCGCTGACGCGCCGCGAAGCCGAAGTGCTGCGCCTGATGGCCGAAGGAAAGAGCAACAAGATGATCGGCGAATATTTGTTTATCAGCGAAAAGACGGTCAAAAACCATGTCAGCAGCATTTTGCAAAAAATGGAGGTCGACGACCGCACCCAAGCGGTTATCAATTCGATCAAATACGGCTGGGTAACGCTGTAA
- the flgK gene encoding flagellar hook-associated protein FlgK → MTSTFHSIETARRSLVTQTAALNTTGHNIANANTEGYTRQSVKMAAARPIEAYGFSNSTSPGQLGTGVEFGSIERIRETFLDDQFRGENSSLGSWTIQSDTLDKLESIFNEPSETGISTVLDNFWKSWSDLSKNPEDSTARKIVVQTSQSMADALNYMSRQLDNLDTDLATNISVKATEINGYLSSIADLNESIFRIESMGDKANDLRDQRDLMTDKLSKIININVSRTDSGYNISLGGQQLVQGFAASSVSSDSLAEAYGDGVTGDLKSGEVYGMIDSSKRYVADYKTQLNNMANTIATGAVEITLPKGSVMPAGTILTNDASIIQADGTTVTLAAGDAMPPGATLNADVKTTVNGLNGLHQLGYTLDGSLNPGKPLFTITGDGSTITAGNITFNPEIAANTDLLATSLRTTGTGASEKVVKGNNTLALLIANQHSGIFTAPTGIKGTPNTFYKTMVGQLGVQSQEATRQTENSNYLVQQVDARRQSVSGVSLDEEMSNMLVFQHAYSAAARFMTTYDEMLDKLINATGTVGR, encoded by the coding sequence GTGACATCAACCTTCCACTCAATTGAAACCGCCCGCCGAAGCCTCGTCACGCAGACGGCGGCGCTCAACACAACGGGACATAATATCGCAAATGCCAACACTGAAGGCTACACACGCCAATCTGTTAAAATGGCCGCTGCCAGACCGATTGAAGCTTACGGTTTCAGCAACTCCACTTCTCCGGGGCAGCTTGGCACAGGGGTGGAGTTTGGATCCATCGAGCGGATTCGGGAAACTTTTCTTGACGACCAGTTCCGCGGAGAGAATTCCTCGCTGGGCAGCTGGACCATTCAATCCGATACGCTGGACAAGCTGGAGTCGATTTTTAACGAGCCTTCGGAGACTGGAATCAGCACCGTATTGGATAACTTCTGGAAATCGTGGTCCGACCTCAGCAAGAATCCGGAAGACAGCACCGCACGCAAAATCGTTGTCCAGACCTCCCAGTCGATGGCGGACGCGCTTAATTATATGAGCAGACAGCTGGATAATCTGGATACCGATCTGGCGACCAATATCTCCGTTAAAGCTACTGAAATCAACGGCTATCTATCCTCGATTGCGGACCTTAATGAGTCCATATTCCGGATCGAGAGCATGGGTGACAAGGCTAACGATCTTCGAGACCAGCGCGACTTGATGACAGACAAGCTGTCCAAAATCATCAATATCAACGTGTCCCGAACCGACAGCGGCTACAATATTTCCCTTGGAGGCCAGCAGCTTGTTCAGGGGTTCGCGGCTTCGTCCGTATCCTCAGATTCGCTGGCCGAAGCCTATGGAGATGGCGTGACCGGCGATCTGAAATCCGGCGAAGTATACGGAATGATAGACTCCAGCAAGAGGTATGTGGCCGACTATAAGACCCAGCTTAACAACATGGCCAATACAATTGCTACAGGAGCGGTCGAGATTACGCTTCCAAAGGGCTCCGTAATGCCTGCGGGAACGATTTTGACCAACGATGCTTCGATTATTCAGGCGGATGGTACAACTGTGACTTTAGCCGCCGGTGACGCAATGCCGCCGGGAGCCACCCTGAATGCGGACGTCAAGACAACAGTGAATGGACTTAACGGGCTGCACCAACTAGGCTATACGCTGGACGGGAGCCTGAACCCAGGCAAACCGCTGTTTACCATAACCGGTGACGGCAGTACAATTACCGCGGGGAATATTACATTTAATCCTGAAATTGCCGCCAATACCGATCTGCTTGCCACATCTCTTCGTACGACCGGTACAGGAGCCTCGGAGAAAGTTGTTAAAGGAAATAATACGCTGGCATTATTGATTGCCAACCAGCATTCCGGAATATTTACTGCGCCGACTGGAATTAAGGGCACTCCCAACACTTTTTATAAAACTATGGTTGGACAGCTTGGTGTACAATCGCAAGAAGCGACCCGTCAGACGGAGAACTCCAACTATCTGGTGCAGCAGGTGGATGCTCGCCGCCAATCCGTGAGTGGTGTTTCTCTAGACGAAGAAATGTCCAATATGCTCGTGTTCCAGCATGCCTATAGCGCCGCCGCGCGTTTTATGACGACCTATGACGAAATGCTTGATAAACTCATTAATGCCACCGGCACCGTCGGCAGATAA
- a CDS encoding helicase-related protein, translated as MRAAVYTVKQSKGWEAYLSIDPRVDILWWKGSLSRKESEVPPAARVIFLGASLPLGWAVKLHRSFTYRKEMERWSEAAWTSYAREVLKAELDQEEELLRAGGDSPGVPEKESGQTGSDHRDLLPQHKLLDYTDWLAKALRGRSLLESEVEALLTERRPELLGCWRSAAQLAYLQGRLRLEAAVGAELAGEAGRVEREGTGATAGRAGWGVRAGRAGAGRVKRPGGALARAAWLPALRGRLARRFTAAPAHPRCLRCGSAATGRTACAACGLAGCAYCEACLALGRSRTCALLLRGAALPAVRGTAAMDPAGLRHRWGLSAAQAEAAGAALGFLAEPRAGSAAGHPERFLLWAVTGAGKTEMIFPLLEAVLAVGGRALVATPRRDVVLELAPRLAKAFPAESIAVLYGGSRDRWAEGRLALATTHQLLRFYQGFDLVIIDELDAFPFHNDPMLAFAAEGACKPGGAFIYLSATPPQTMQREVRRGRLNHARVPVRFHGFPLPVPKHLKMPSVGNCLKHGRLPIKLIQTLKQSLGREAQIFLFVARIVQIDRLLPLLRRVLPGTVIEGTSSQDPGRVDKVAAFRRREISILVTTTILERGVTVPRSDVFVLDADDRLFDEASLVQMAGRAGRSKDDPKGRVVFASRQWNRSQRGACAQIRTMNKIAHKKGYLNKEVVQ; from the coding sequence ATGAGGGCGGCAGTGTATACGGTAAAACAAAGCAAAGGCTGGGAGGCGTATCTCTCCATTGATCCAAGGGTGGATATCTTATGGTGGAAGGGAAGCTTGAGCCGGAAGGAAAGCGAGGTACCGCCTGCGGCTAGGGTGATTTTCCTCGGTGCTTCCCTGCCGCTGGGCTGGGCGGTAAAGCTGCATAGGAGCTTCACGTACCGGAAGGAGATGGAGCGGTGGAGCGAAGCGGCATGGACAAGCTATGCGCGGGAGGTTCTGAAAGCGGAACTGGATCAGGAGGAGGAGCTTCTGCGAGCTGGGGGCGATAGTCCGGGTGTTCCGGAAAAAGAGTCTGGGCAGACGGGTTCGGATCACCGGGATCTGCTCCCTCAGCACAAGCTGCTGGACTATACGGACTGGCTTGCCAAGGCGCTGCGGGGCCGTTCCCTCCTGGAGTCCGAAGTGGAAGCGCTGCTGACCGAGCGCCGCCCCGAGCTGCTGGGCTGCTGGCGGAGCGCGGCGCAGCTCGCGTATTTGCAGGGCCGCCTCCGCCTGGAGGCCGCTGTTGGGGCGGAGCTTGCGGGTGAAGCGGGACGTGTGGAGCGGGAAGGGACTGGGGCGACGGCTGGGCGAGCGGGCTGGGGAGTAAGGGCTGGGCGAGCGGGTGCCGGGCGTGTGAAACGCCCGGGGGGCGCACTGGCCCGGGCCGCATGGCTGCCGGCCCTGCGCGGCCGCCTTGCGCGGCGCTTCACCGCCGCGCCCGCACACCCGCGCTGCCTGCGCTGCGGCAGCGCCGCCACGGGCCGCACGGCCTGCGCCGCGTGCGGCCTGGCCGGCTGCGCCTACTGCGAGGCCTGCCTCGCGCTGGGGCGCAGCCGGACTTGCGCGCTGCTGCTGCGCGGCGCAGCGCTTCCGGCCGTGCGGGGCACGGCCGCTATGGACCCCGCCGGGCTGCGGCACCGGTGGGGGTTAAGCGCGGCGCAGGCGGAGGCCGCTGGCGCTGCGCTGGGGTTCCTCGCGGAGCCGCGCGCGGGCTCCGCGGCCGGGCACCCCGAGCGGTTCCTGCTCTGGGCGGTGACGGGAGCGGGAAAGACGGAGATGATTTTCCCGCTTCTTGAGGCCGTGCTCGCCGTAGGCGGGCGGGCGCTCGTGGCGACGCCGCGTCGCGACGTCGTGCTGGAGCTGGCGCCGCGGCTCGCCAAGGCGTTCCCGGCGGAGAGCATCGCCGTGCTGTATGGCGGCAGCAGGGACCGCTGGGCGGAGGGCCGGTTGGCCCTCGCGACTACGCACCAGCTGCTGCGGTTCTACCAGGGCTTCGACCTGGTCATTATCGATGAGCTGGACGCCTTTCCTTTCCACAACGATCCTATGCTCGCTTTTGCCGCTGAAGGAGCGTGCAAACCCGGAGGAGCGTTTATTTACTTGTCTGCTACGCCGCCTCAGACAATGCAGCGGGAGGTCCGCCGGGGAAGACTGAACCATGCGAGAGTGCCGGTCCGGTTCCACGGTTTTCCTCTTCCGGTGCCAAAGCATTTGAAAATGCCCTCAGTCGGCAACTGCCTGAAGCACGGACGGCTGCCGATTAAGCTGATCCAGACGCTCAAGCAGTCGCTTGGACGGGAGGCGCAAATTTTTCTGTTTGTCGCCAGGATTGTGCAGATCGACAGACTGCTTCCGCTTTTGCGCCGCGTTCTGCCCGGTACTGTCATCGAAGGCACCTCTTCGCAGGACCCCGGAAGAGTTGATAAGGTAGCCGCCTTCCGCCGCCGGGAAATATCCATACTCGTAACTACGACCATTCTGGAAAGAGGAGTCACCGTTCCGCGCAGCGACGTGTTCGTGCTGGATGCAGACGACCGGCTCTTTGACGAGGCCTCGCTCGTTCAGATGGCCGGACGGGCCGGCCGCTCGAAGGACGACCCGAAGGGCCGAGTCGTGTTTGCTTCCAGGCAGTGGAACCGCTCGCAGCGCGGCGCATGTGCGCAGATTCGGACAATGAACAAGATCGCCCACAAAAAAGGCTACCTGAACAAGGAGGTAGTTCAATGA
- the flgM gene encoding flagellar biosynthesis anti-sigma factor FlgM translates to MKINESGRINPINPYQRNAESQRQEQMKKNTPKDEVTISTEAMKLLEAQNSGKADNERAQRIQSLKQQVSAGTYQVDASKLAEKLAPFFKQSSEN, encoded by the coding sequence GTGAAGATCAACGAAAGCGGACGAATTAATCCGATTAATCCTTACCAACGGAATGCGGAATCACAAAGGCAGGAACAGATGAAAAAAAACACACCCAAAGACGAGGTAACTATTTCCACGGAAGCCATGAAGCTTTTGGAAGCGCAGAACAGCGGTAAAGCCGACAACGAACGCGCCCAAAGAATCCAAAGCCTGAAGCAGCAGGTCTCCGCCGGTACTTATCAAGTAGACGCATCCAAGCTCGCCGAGAAACTCGCCCCCTTTTTTAAGCAATCCTCCGAGAATTAG
- a CDS encoding sensor histidine kinase, with translation MEFQPDAIDRVIKNTIDVMEDSKYQIFEILQAAREELANLNNELQQVRQETDEMLQKVDKLEVDYRRSRIRLTEVSRDFVRYTEQDIRIAYEKATELQLELMMSREREAYLRNRRDELQKRVRSVENSVERAESIGSQMSVVLKYLSGELGHVTRIVESAKNRQIIGLKIILAQEEERKRIAREIHDGPAQMLANLVLRTEIVERMLVKQEIGLVQNEIVDLKGQVRSSLEEMRKVIFNLRPMALDDLGLIPTLRKYVHDYEEKNKIRTSFETRGKEHRLSSAMEAAVYRLIQEALSNVAKHACASYVLVEITYQAQLIKIVVRDNGIGFNVQKMKKEQIDRESFGLVGMRERVELLEGRMEIESAENEGTAIIIHIPTNVDKGKE, from the coding sequence GTGGAATTCCAACCCGATGCCATTGACCGCGTAATCAAGAATACGATTGACGTAATGGAAGACAGCAAGTATCAGATTTTTGAGATTTTGCAAGCGGCCCGCGAGGAGCTTGCAAATCTCAACAATGAACTGCAGCAGGTTCGGCAGGAGACGGATGAAATGCTGCAGAAGGTAGACAAGCTGGAGGTCGATTACCGCCGGTCACGTATCCGGTTAACGGAGGTCAGCCGCGATTTCGTTCGTTATACAGAACAAGATATTCGGATTGCCTACGAGAAGGCGACGGAGCTGCAGCTTGAGCTTATGATGAGCAGGGAAAGGGAAGCTTACCTCAGGAACCGGCGAGACGAGCTGCAGAAGCGGGTCCGGAGCGTCGAGAACTCGGTGGAGCGGGCGGAATCGATCGGCTCGCAAATGAGTGTGGTCTTGAAGTATTTGTCCGGAGAACTGGGACATGTAACGCGGATTGTCGAATCGGCCAAGAACCGTCAGATCATCGGGCTCAAAATTATTTTGGCCCAGGAAGAGGAGCGCAAGCGGATTGCCCGCGAAATCCATGACGGCCCTGCTCAAATGCTGGCCAACCTGGTGCTCCGAACAGAAATTGTGGAAAGAATGCTCGTGAAGCAGGAAATTGGACTGGTCCAGAACGAAATAGTAGATCTGAAAGGACAGGTACGTTCCAGTCTCGAGGAAATGCGGAAGGTTATTTTCAACCTGCGTCCGATGGCTTTGGATGATTTGGGATTAATTCCCACGCTGCGCAAGTATGTTCATGATTATGAGGAGAAGAATAAAATCCGAACCTCTTTTGAAACCAGAGGCAAGGAGCACCGCCTGTCGTCAGCTATGGAAGCAGCCGTGTACCGGCTCATTCAAGAGGCGCTGTCCAATGTGGCAAAGCATGCTTGTGCCAGCTACGTTTTGGTGGAAATTACATATCAGGCACAGTTGATCAAAATTGTTGTGAGGGATAATGGAATAGGCTTCAATGTGCAGAAAATGAAAAAAGAGCAGATTGACAGAGAAAGCTTCGGTCTGGTCGGGATGCGTGAACGCGTGGAACTGCTGGAAGGAAGAATGGAAATTGAATCTGCCGAAAATGAAGGAACCGCAATCATTATCCATATTCCAACGAACGTGGACAAGGGAAAGGAGTAG
- a CDS encoding stalk domain-containing protein → MNSSCSSNQTRNDKPGSYKKTIAAKWVAASLAGVLWIMPVIGSEPMQFRQGFSSIAEAASSFTATKVSEEIITSGATKLKYKYTVTRSGSKATGLADVIRVDLNNPYVSIDVMTGKNGKLTTRQSTGGMAKETGAVAAVNGDYFNTGGEGAPIGGEVSGGTLVSTPSQLNGLYAFALTTDRKPIIDQFSFEGMVTAADGSQLALAGINKGAYNPEGGASTYSHVNAAYIYTDAWTALERPKNSSTSPTEVLVENGIITQISSRNTALPIAVPAGAYILRTHGTAAQFVADHLQVGQPLTVACSLRAATTGETIDPANLQMMIGGHTILVDQGKAAAFSRSVSSIGGYRARTALGYSQDGRYAYIIAVEKNDSSSGMSLSELQSFMTSIGVYKGLNLDGGGSTTMVDRPLAETETILSFDTEYGTEQRSIVNGVGVYSNAPQGEVKGIKISGSSVLLIGQKTSYTLKGYDTYYNPIDVASGNPSWKSSSGSVSVSGGEATAVKPGTAALTATSGSVSASTTVTVLGGDNLTRLTAGTVNGPLKAGTSIPVPLTAVAKNGASISVPDSAVKWEFVGFKGSVQGGKLTVNSVNAGVMTGYAIARYDGFSTAIVLTTAAATPWEDFENVAYPIAFTTNNPAVLGTASITAGSEDHAGSKVLNLSYDMTAGTGKMYAYAQFNGTAGKSLPAAATSMSLDVMGDKSLNWLRAEFTDAGGATVYVDLAKTIDWTGWKKLDIDLSGSGMKFPAALKRLYVVNVEEGQDERAKTGTVAFDNISFTMPSLSSEAGLPTGTASMTIGQKALTVNGTKKAIDSAPLVQNGTTYVPIRYVLDAFGGSASWDPVTRKIMVLRGSKALDLTVNKKEFVLNGVRQSAEVAPLLLQGRTLVPLRLVSEQLGLTVKWEQETKTVTIES, encoded by the coding sequence ATGAATAGCAGTTGTTCATCGAACCAGACTAGAAATGATAAACCAGGGAGCTATAAAAAAACTATCGCCGCCAAATGGGTAGCTGCTTCGCTCGCAGGCGTGTTGTGGATCATGCCGGTCATTGGCAGCGAACCGATGCAGTTCCGGCAGGGCTTCTCGTCAATTGCAGAGGCCGCTTCCTCTTTTACAGCAACCAAAGTGAGTGAAGAAATCATTACATCGGGTGCAACGAAGCTGAAATACAAATATACCGTAACCCGCTCGGGCAGCAAAGCCACCGGCCTTGCAGATGTTATCCGCGTGGATCTGAACAATCCTTACGTCTCTATAGACGTCATGACTGGCAAGAATGGTAAGCTGACCACGCGCCAGAGCACGGGCGGAATGGCCAAAGAGACGGGTGCGGTAGCGGCGGTAAATGGAGATTATTTCAATACCGGAGGTGAAGGTGCGCCGATCGGCGGTGAAGTATCGGGGGGAACTCTGGTATCGACCCCGTCTCAGTTGAATGGACTTTATGCTTTTGCCCTGACGACGGACAGAAAACCGATTATCGATCAATTCTCTTTCGAGGGCATGGTAACGGCTGCTGACGGTTCGCAGCTTGCACTGGCGGGAATCAACAAGGGGGCATACAATCCGGAAGGCGGAGCTTCGACTTACAGTCATGTCAATGCGGCGTATATTTATACGGATGCTTGGACGGCGCTGGAACGGCCGAAAAACAGCTCTACCTCCCCGACCGAGGTACTGGTCGAAAATGGAATCATTACGCAAATTTCAAGCCGAAATACCGCTCTGCCGATAGCGGTGCCGGCGGGCGCCTATATTCTGCGGACGCATGGAACGGCTGCACAGTTCGTCGCCGATCATTTGCAGGTCGGACAGCCTCTGACAGTGGCCTGCTCGCTTCGCGCAGCAACAACAGGGGAAACCATTGATCCGGCAAATCTGCAGATGATGATCGGCGGGCACACGATTCTGGTGGATCAAGGGAAGGCGGCGGCATTCTCCCGTTCCGTCAGCAGCATCGGCGGCTACCGGGCACGAACGGCCCTTGGGTATTCCCAGGACGGACGCTACGCTTACATTATCGCGGTGGAGAAGAATGACAGCAGCTCGGGGATGTCCCTCTCCGAATTGCAATCCTTTATGACGAGCATCGGCGTATATAAAGGACTTAACCTGGATGGCGGCGGTTCAACGACAATGGTCGACCGGCCGCTGGCCGAAACCGAAACAATCCTCTCGTTCGATACGGAATACGGCACGGAGCAGCGCAGCATTGTTAACGGGGTTGGTGTCTATTCCAATGCGCCGCAGGGAGAAGTGAAAGGAATCAAGATCAGCGGCAGCAGCGTCCTGCTCATCGGTCAGAAGACATCTTATACGCTGAAAGGCTACGATACGTATTACAACCCGATTGACGTCGCCTCCGGGAACCCCTCCTGGAAATCCAGCAGCGGCAGCGTAAGCGTGAGCGGAGGTGAAGCGACGGCGGTAAAGCCGGGAACAGCCGCTTTGACCGCGACCAGCGGATCGGTAAGCGCCTCAACGACAGTTACCGTGCTTGGCGGAGACAATTTGACCCGTTTGACGGCGGGAACGGTTAACGGTCCGTTGAAGGCCGGGACCTCGATTCCGGTGCCACTTACCGCAGTTGCCAAAAACGGCGCTTCCATCAGCGTGCCGGATTCTGCAGTGAAATGGGAGTTTGTCGGCTTCAAGGGAAGCGTACAGGGCGGCAAGCTGACCGTGAATTCGGTAAATGCGGGAGTGATGACGGGTTATGCTATTGCGCGTTACGACGGGTTCAGCACGGCAATTGTGCTGACGACAGCCGCAGCAACCCCGTGGGAGGATTTTGAAAATGTCGCTTATCCGATCGCTTTTACTACTAATAATCCGGCTGTTCTAGGAACGGCTTCGATTACAGCGGGCAGTGAAGACCACGCCGGGTCGAAGGTTCTGAACCTCAGCTATGATATGACCGCGGGTACGGGCAAGATGTATGCTTACGCCCAATTCAACGGGACTGCTGGCAAATCGCTTCCGGCGGCAGCGACCTCGATGTCGCTTGATGTGATGGGTGATAAGAGCCTGAACTGGCTGCGCGCCGAATTTACGGATGCCGGAGGAGCGACGGTCTATGTAGATCTTGCCAAAACCATCGACTGGACCGGATGGAAGAAGCTTGATATTGACCTGTCAGGCTCAGGAATGAAATTCCCGGCAGCGCTGAAGCGGTTGTATGTCGTGAATGTCGAGGAAGGACAGGATGAACGCGCCAAGACGGGCACCGTGGCCTTTGACAATATTTCCTTCACCATGCCTTCGCTATCCAGCGAGGCGGGATTGCCTACGGGAACGGCGTCCATGACGATCGGCCAGAAGGCGCTAACGGTCAACGGAACGAAGAAAGCTATTGACTCGGCGCCACTGGTGCAAAATGGAACAACCTATGTGCCGATACGCTATGTGTTGGACGCCTTTGGCGGCAGCGCATCCTGGGACCCGGTCACCCGGAAGATTATGGTGCTCCGCGGCTCCAAAGCGCTGGACCTTACGGTAAACAAGAAGGAATTTGTTCTAAATGGCGTACGTCAAAGCGCAGAAGTAGCGCCTTTACTCCTACAAGGAAGGACTTTAGTCCCGCTTCGTCTAGTCTCCGAGCAGCTTGGACTCACCGTAAAATGGGAACAGGAAACGAAGACCGTAACGATCGAATCATGA